A part of Legionella sainthelensi genomic DNA contains:
- a CDS encoding glycoside hydrolase family 18 protein: MKKTSLLKRYCLWWMLSLTAAQAASIVEITPSSSSPIVMSQTGFTYITYTAKNNTSKILNGLSIDPNYGTKANALKVTLNNNTCTTLAAGATCSFIVSLQGINQSTEFTLMPRICAYHGAVCSVPVLNNRIKVTATKTLPGSQFPLPYAGTYYPIYNSGTGQWLPPNQDPIPPFNRVSAIFVAFAHTYAQQNGAVLTYEQGQPDEPARLALLVQSARAGNPNIKILISLGWGKNDWTYINNDFVNRANIFVPSVIQFIRSNHLDGLDIDDESIGESSGSIPQANFDGVIANLRNALNHASLQDGKPYYLTITPAGNNEEPGGLVATQIDTLNAQSFDLINIQSYFGDGDWGDYFFDALVAIGYPKQQIANGIDTQETNCDPDYPPYIGLAGIFNWNMTKDSTCSNYANTITIANMVGYYGTLHDY; encoded by the coding sequence ATGAAAAAAACTAGTCTGCTCAAAAGATACTGTTTATGGTGGATGCTGTCTTTGACTGCGGCACAAGCAGCGTCTATTGTTGAAATTACACCAAGCAGCTCGAGCCCTATTGTCATGTCTCAAACCGGCTTTACTTATATTACTTATACTGCTAAAAATAATACCTCGAAAATATTGAATGGTCTTAGCATTGACCCTAATTATGGTACAAAAGCAAATGCCCTGAAAGTCACATTAAACAATAATACTTGTACTACCCTGGCTGCGGGAGCAACCTGTTCCTTTATCGTCTCATTACAAGGAATCAACCAAAGCACTGAATTCACCTTAATGCCGCGTATTTGCGCTTACCATGGGGCAGTATGTTCTGTGCCAGTATTAAATAATCGTATTAAGGTGACCGCAACAAAAACACTTCCAGGCAGTCAATTTCCTCTTCCTTACGCAGGCACCTATTACCCAATTTATAATTCTGGTACGGGACAATGGTTACCTCCTAATCAAGACCCCATTCCTCCTTTCAATCGAGTTAGCGCAATTTTTGTGGCTTTTGCTCATACTTATGCACAACAAAACGGTGCAGTTTTGACCTATGAACAAGGCCAGCCTGACGAGCCTGCACGTCTGGCTTTACTAGTACAATCAGCACGTGCTGGTAATCCGAATATAAAAATTTTAATTTCATTAGGATGGGGAAAAAATGATTGGACCTACATTAATAATGACTTTGTGAATCGTGCCAATATCTTCGTACCGAGCGTTATTCAATTTATTCGCAGCAATCATCTGGATGGACTTGATATTGATGATGAGAGTATCGGTGAATCGAGCGGTTCTATTCCTCAGGCCAATTTCGATGGCGTGATTGCTAATTTAAGGAATGCGTTAAATCATGCATCACTGCAAGACGGCAAACCTTATTATCTAACCATTACCCCTGCAGGAAATAATGAGGAACCAGGTGGGCTTGTCGCAACACAAATAGACACGTTAAATGCCCAAAGTTTTGATTTAATTAATATTCAAAGTTATTTTGGTGATGGTGATTGGGGAGATTATTTTTTTGATGCACTTGTTGCAATAGGCTATCCTAAACAGCAAATTGCTAATGGAATTGATACTCAGGAAACAAATTGTGATCCTGATTATCCACCCTACATTGGTTTAGCAGGAATATTTAATTGGAATATGACTAAAGACAGCACGTGCAGCAATTATGCCAATACCATCACTATCGCAAATATGGTGGGTTATTATGGGACGCTTCATGATTACTAA
- the yjgA gene encoding ribosome biogenesis factor YjgA has product MDEPVSKSQKKREADFLQKMGVKFIDLSITKLNLLPLPDNLYKAIIEAKSIKSHGAKRRQAQLIGKLMRAADYEEILSVYERMLEEDSAVTASFHEVEHWRERLINEGKEALTEFIEAYHPEDVQHLRQLIKKAVDEQQKDKNLGASKALFRYLRSSIA; this is encoded by the coding sequence ATGGATGAGCCAGTTAGTAAGTCACAAAAAAAACGAGAAGCCGATTTTTTACAAAAAATGGGTGTAAAATTTATTGATTTAAGTATCACTAAACTGAATTTACTTCCACTTCCTGATAATCTTTATAAAGCAATCATTGAGGCAAAGTCTATTAAAAGTCATGGGGCTAAAAGAAGACAAGCTCAATTGATTGGTAAATTGATGCGTGCTGCTGATTACGAAGAAATTTTATCTGTTTATGAGCGTATGCTTGAGGAAGATAGTGCTGTAACGGCATCATTTCATGAGGTTGAACATTGGCGTGAACGCTTAATCAACGAAGGCAAAGAAGCACTAACTGAATTTATAGAAGCTTATCACCCAGAAGATGTTCAGCATTTAAGACAACTTATTAAAAAAGCAGTGGATGAGCAACAAAAAGACAAGAATTTAGGCGCCAGTAAGGCTCTTTTTCGCTATTTAAGGTCATCTATAGCATGA
- the rlmKL gene encoding bifunctional 23S rRNA (guanine(2069)-N(7))-methyltransferase RlmK/23S rRNA (guanine(2445)-N(2))-methyltransferase RlmL, with translation MKYSLFISCPKGLEYLLEEELKALGLLVTRVSPQGVYGEASLLTVYQLCLWSRIANRVQLILFSGYAGNEQSLHQLCTQFHWQTVFSQDKTIAIEFHGTSEHIRNTMFGAQVVKDGIVDHFRRLNCSRPSVDKEKPQILIHAYLKNDVITVSFDLTGYSLHQRGYRSKAGTAPLKENVAAALLMRVKWPELAAKGYTLHDPFCGSGTLVIEAAMMAAHIAPGLLRQDQSLQYWVQHQASLWEKLRVEALQQVKIFSAPLLGTDMDHKVIAAARSNAERAGVAPLVHFNVQTLNEINPTTKKGIVVCNPPYGERLGDVSHLVPLYQQFGKILHEKYQGWQAAVLTSNPMLAKALGLRAHKQYTLYNGALECKLYYLNINVANELKGAMGNVVSEHAQMLLNRLEKNHRHLQKWARKNNISCYRVYDADLPEYAYAIDLYNDYAVLQEYAAPASVSVSKAEKRSLEVMQVVPKALGLAPEKLVIKQRKQQKGSAQYQKLNHSRKTMVVTEGGAKLLVNLYDYLDTGLFLDHRLLRLSFSKLQPGTRFLNCFCYTASASIHAALAGALTTNVDLSHTYLRWAEENFKLNHLDLSKHQFVQFDCCEWMKTTRDRFDVIFLDPPSFSNSKRMSDILDIQRDHVSLVNAAMRLLNPDGILYFSTNLRQFKLDHTLEEKYSIQDISAQTIDQDFKRNQRIHYCFKIRMAQFA, from the coding sequence ATGAAATACTCTTTATTCATTAGCTGTCCCAAAGGACTTGAATATTTATTAGAGGAAGAGCTAAAAGCTTTAGGCTTACTGGTGACTCGTGTCAGTCCGCAAGGGGTGTATGGTGAAGCCAGTTTACTGACTGTATATCAATTATGTCTTTGGTCAAGAATAGCAAATAGAGTGCAATTAATTCTTTTTAGCGGGTATGCAGGAAATGAACAATCCTTGCACCAGCTTTGTACGCAATTTCACTGGCAAACAGTATTTTCACAAGACAAAACCATCGCAATTGAATTTCATGGTACGTCAGAGCATATACGCAACACAATGTTTGGAGCGCAGGTAGTCAAAGATGGTATAGTTGATCATTTTCGACGCTTAAATTGTTCACGCCCCTCTGTAGATAAAGAAAAGCCTCAAATTCTTATTCATGCCTACTTAAAAAATGATGTGATTACTGTAAGTTTTGATTTGACAGGATACAGCTTGCATCAAAGAGGTTATCGCAGTAAAGCGGGCACGGCTCCTTTGAAAGAGAATGTTGCCGCAGCGCTGCTTATGCGAGTTAAATGGCCAGAGTTAGCGGCAAAAGGATATACGCTGCATGATCCTTTTTGTGGCTCAGGCACCTTAGTGATTGAAGCAGCAATGATGGCAGCACATATTGCTCCTGGTTTATTGCGTCAGGATCAATCATTACAATACTGGGTACAGCATCAAGCGTCCTTATGGGAAAAACTACGCGTAGAGGCCTTGCAACAAGTTAAAATTTTCTCCGCACCATTATTAGGCACGGATATGGATCATAAAGTGATTGCTGCGGCACGCTCGAATGCCGAACGTGCTGGAGTTGCTCCATTGGTACATTTTAATGTACAAACACTGAATGAGATAAACCCCACAACAAAAAAGGGTATTGTTGTCTGCAATCCACCTTATGGAGAGCGATTAGGTGATGTATCTCATCTTGTGCCTTTATACCAGCAATTTGGTAAAATTTTACATGAGAAATATCAAGGTTGGCAGGCTGCCGTTTTGACGTCTAACCCTATGTTGGCCAAGGCTTTAGGGTTACGTGCTCATAAGCAGTATACGCTCTATAACGGTGCATTGGAGTGTAAACTGTACTATTTAAATATAAACGTTGCTAATGAGCTTAAAGGAGCCATGGGCAATGTTGTCTCTGAACATGCACAAATGCTTTTAAATCGCCTTGAAAAAAATCATCGCCATTTACAAAAATGGGCAAGAAAAAATAATATTTCTTGTTATCGAGTCTACGATGCGGATTTACCAGAATATGCATATGCTATCGATCTGTATAATGATTATGCGGTGTTACAAGAATATGCGGCTCCCGCGAGTGTGTCTGTATCTAAAGCAGAAAAGCGCAGCTTGGAAGTGATGCAAGTTGTTCCCAAAGCTTTAGGGTTAGCCCCTGAAAAATTGGTAATCAAACAACGCAAACAACAAAAAGGAAGTGCCCAATACCAAAAGCTAAATCATAGCCGGAAAACGATGGTTGTTACTGAGGGGGGGGCGAAGCTGTTGGTTAATTTGTATGACTATTTGGACACAGGTTTATTTTTAGATCATCGGCTGCTGCGCTTAAGTTTTAGCAAATTACAACCTGGAACCCGTTTTCTTAATTGCTTTTGTTATACAGCAAGTGCCAGCATTCATGCGGCTTTAGCCGGAGCTTTGACGACTAATGTCGATCTGTCACATACTTATTTACGTTGGGCAGAGGAAAACTTCAAGTTAAATCATCTTGATTTATCGAAACATCAGTTTGTGCAATTTGATTGCTGTGAGTGGATGAAAACTACCAGAGATAGATTTGATGTAATCTTTTTAGATCCCCCAAGCTTTTCCAATTCAAAGCGAATGAGCGATATTTTGGACATTCAAAGAGATCATGTTTCGCTAGTGAATGCCGCAATGCGCTTATTGAATCCTGATGGCATTTTGTATTTTTCAACTAATTTACGCCAGTTTAAACTCGATCACACGCTTGAGGAAAAATATTCCATACAGGATATTAGCGCTCAAACAATCGATCAGGATTTTAAACGCAATCAAAGGATTCATTATTGTTTTAAAATCAGGATGGCCCAATTTGCTTAA
- a CDS encoding TSUP family transporter → MVIFFITLSVLLLSLLCATVMILKLIRQPSEPLSITQYLKLGISGIVAFIADTVGIGSFAVNVALAKIMGTFRDDEMPAVNNGAQVIPGTIESLFFISLIDVDLTTLLTLIIGTCVGGLVGGFVVSHLSKQAIRLSMVCCFALIIILLISHKFRLLPVGGELTELHSWKLIVGFGAMVVCGALTSVGIGLFVMVQCVLFLMNISPVVAFPIMTTAGAMQQPLTTLVFLKHNKIPLKKTMILSISGCIGVLVTIPIFMQLTISWLHDLLIFILIYNFFAVGHTYLRSRTSKKLTQSTVPVSFVAAE, encoded by the coding sequence ATGGTTATTTTTTTTATTACGCTCAGCGTTCTTTTATTAAGTTTGCTTTGCGCAACGGTAATGATTTTAAAGCTTATTCGACAGCCTTCAGAGCCTTTATCGATAACTCAATATCTAAAATTAGGGATAAGTGGCATCGTCGCGTTTATTGCAGATACAGTGGGTATTGGTAGTTTTGCGGTGAATGTTGCCTTAGCCAAAATAATGGGTACCTTCCGTGATGATGAGATGCCAGCAGTAAATAATGGGGCCCAAGTTATTCCAGGAACAATTGAGTCTTTATTTTTTATAAGCCTCATCGATGTAGATTTAACTACTCTTTTAACGCTAATTATTGGCACTTGTGTTGGTGGTTTAGTGGGTGGCTTTGTAGTAAGTCATCTCAGTAAACAGGCAATTCGCTTGTCGATGGTTTGCTGCTTTGCATTAATTATCATACTCTTAATTTCACATAAGTTTCGTTTATTGCCTGTAGGTGGGGAGCTAACGGAATTGCATTCATGGAAATTAATCGTGGGTTTTGGGGCGATGGTTGTTTGTGGTGCTCTAACATCGGTTGGAATTGGATTATTTGTTATGGTGCAATGCGTCTTGTTTTTAATGAATATTTCACCGGTCGTTGCTTTTCCAATTATGACTACGGCGGGGGCCATGCAACAACCATTAACGACTTTAGTATTCTTGAAGCATAATAAAATTCCCTTAAAGAAAACAATGATCTTAAGTATTTCAGGGTGCATTGGTGTCCTTGTTACTATTCCCATTTTTATGCAATTGACTATTTCTTGGTTGCACGATCTTTTAATATTCATCTTGATTTATAATTTTTTTGCAGTAGGCCATACCTATTTACGATCTCGAACAAGCAAAAAACTGACACAATCGACGGTTCCTGTGTCGTTTGTGGCGGCTGAATAA
- a CDS encoding amino acid permease has translation MDLFRKKEIGESFEEGPSLVKCLTAFDLTLLGIGAIIGAGIFVLTGIVAATDAGPAVIFSYILAGLACIFSALSYAELASSLGGCGSAYGYAYAGFGEIVAWIVGWDLLFEYTISVSAVSVGWSSYANDFFLALKIHIPAAFLHGPENGGFFNLLACTIIIILMTLLTWGVKSSIRVNNIMVIIKLLVILMFIVIALGEVNPSNWTPFFPYGWEGVVKGASLIFFAYIGFDAVSTAAEEAINPQRDLPIGIIGSLFICTLLYMIVAGLLTGIAHYSTLNVASPISHALLVLGYKSIASFISVGAIAGLTTVMLVLFYGLTRIMLAMSRDGLLPKIFSQTNAYTHTPIRVIILSGIVMSLFAAFISMHDLTELVNIGTLFAFFMVCAGVLYLHYKRPELYRPFKTPGMPYVPILGMISCFYLMINLPFITLMRFVIWMVIGLVVYFSFAHKNSQLSKGKK, from the coding sequence ATGGACTTGTTTCGTAAAAAAGAGATTGGTGAATCATTTGAAGAAGGACCATCCCTTGTCAAATGTCTTACTGCATTCGATCTTACTCTTTTAGGTATTGGCGCCATAATTGGCGCTGGGATTTTTGTTTTAACTGGAATCGTTGCTGCAACAGATGCTGGTCCGGCAGTGATTTTTTCCTATATCTTAGCCGGACTTGCATGTATTTTTTCTGCATTGTCCTATGCTGAATTGGCTTCCTCTCTGGGTGGTTGTGGCAGTGCTTATGGGTATGCTTACGCAGGTTTTGGCGAGATTGTAGCCTGGATTGTTGGCTGGGACTTATTGTTTGAATATACCATTTCAGTTTCTGCCGTGTCTGTTGGATGGAGTAGTTATGCTAATGATTTCTTTTTGGCGCTAAAAATACACATCCCGGCTGCATTCTTACATGGACCAGAAAATGGAGGTTTTTTTAATCTACTTGCATGTACCATAATTATTATCTTGATGACATTACTCACTTGGGGTGTTAAATCCAGTATTCGGGTTAATAATATTATGGTAATTATCAAACTCTTAGTCATTTTAATGTTTATTGTGATAGCCCTTGGAGAAGTTAATCCTTCAAACTGGACGCCTTTTTTTCCATATGGCTGGGAGGGGGTTGTTAAGGGGGCATCCCTAATATTTTTTGCTTATATTGGATTTGACGCGGTATCAACTGCTGCTGAAGAGGCGATTAACCCTCAACGTGATTTGCCTATTGGAATAATAGGATCGTTATTTATTTGCACCCTTTTATATATGATTGTTGCAGGTTTGTTGACGGGTATTGCGCATTACAGTACGCTAAATGTTGCATCTCCAATCAGTCATGCCTTGTTAGTTTTGGGATATAAATCAATTGCTAGTTTTATTAGTGTGGGAGCGATAGCCGGCTTAACTACCGTAATGCTGGTGTTGTTTTATGGTTTAACGCGAATTATGTTAGCAATGTCTCGCGATGGGTTGTTGCCTAAGATTTTCTCTCAAACAAATGCATACACACATACTCCTATCCGCGTCATTATATTAAGCGGTATTGTCATGAGTTTATTTGCTGCATTTATTTCGATGCATGATCTCACAGAATTAGTAAATATAGGTACTTTATTTGCATTTTTTATGGTGTGCGCTGGTGTTTTATATTTACACTATAAACGACCAGAACTATATCGACCATTCAAAACACCAGGTATGCCCTATGTGCCTATCTTAGGAATGATTAGTTGTTTTTACCTTATGATAAATTTACCTTTTATTACATTAATGCGTTTTGTGATTTGGATGGTGATTGGTTTGGTAGTCTATTTTTCTTTTGCCCACAAAAACAGTCAGTTATCAAAAGGTAAGAAGTAA
- a CDS encoding M4 family metallopeptidase: MLKKILGITFVLMSYDAFAVKELDLYQAPLSSVKQFFLKQPTKKTAYAAGASSAEKNTLQQVSRTQDHAEIITRYQQMYQGIPVIGAQIMIENAQVNGHLLDEIHVNTHPTLNSQQAIDIAKQSWFSFNLHTPTYEEQSELQIRAVQNNELKLVYQVSFKTTQNDNKPAWPFFIVDAQSGEITKQWNNIKSYMDSGPGGNEKVHEYWYGKDGLPFLDVMQDGNQCIMNTAKVKLVNLASAWDWGDLLATPFQYPCNNNVEENINGAYSPSNDAYYFGHIIVDMYRDWYGVNALQHVDGTPMQLVMRVHFGQNYDNAFWDGQFMSFGDGQDFYPLVSLDVAGHEVTHGFTEQHSGLEYHDQSGALNESLSDMAGQAARAYLLEKFPQLYNKLYLQADTVTWGIGETIVRDSFGKALRFMDYPSSDGSSADCLDKKIAQSHGAYCAISYSELVAYAKSHIPNPQERQSFIVHTASGIFNKAFYLLSKDIGIKKAYEIMILANSKYWTPTSDFVSGACGVLYAAKDLGVDQNMFQSVFGQVGVSTARCKI; the protein is encoded by the coding sequence ATGTTGAAAAAAATCCTGGGAATTACCTTTGTTTTGATGTCATATGATGCCTTTGCGGTTAAAGAATTGGATTTGTATCAGGCTCCTTTAAGTAGTGTAAAACAATTTTTCCTCAAACAACCTACCAAAAAAACAGCTTATGCGGCTGGAGCCTCAAGCGCAGAAAAAAATACATTACAGCAAGTAAGTCGCACTCAAGATCATGCGGAGATTATTACGCGTTATCAACAAATGTACCAAGGAATACCAGTGATTGGCGCGCAAATCATGATTGAGAATGCGCAGGTCAACGGACATTTGCTCGATGAGATTCATGTGAATACCCACCCCACGCTTAATTCTCAGCAGGCGATTGATATCGCAAAACAGTCTTGGTTTAGTTTTAATTTACACACGCCTACTTATGAAGAGCAAAGTGAATTACAAATTAGGGCAGTACAAAATAATGAGCTTAAGTTAGTTTATCAAGTATCATTTAAAACAACTCAAAATGACAACAAACCTGCCTGGCCATTTTTTATTGTAGATGCTCAAAGTGGTGAGATCACAAAGCAATGGAATAATATAAAAAGCTACATGGATTCCGGTCCTGGTGGCAACGAAAAGGTACATGAGTACTGGTACGGAAAAGACGGTCTCCCTTTTTTGGATGTGATGCAAGATGGCAACCAATGTATCATGAATACAGCCAAGGTAAAGTTGGTGAATCTTGCTTCAGCTTGGGATTGGGGTGATCTTCTAGCGACTCCTTTTCAATATCCTTGCAATAATAATGTAGAAGAAAATATAAACGGAGCTTATTCACCCTCCAATGATGCCTATTATTTTGGTCATATCATTGTGGATATGTATCGAGATTGGTATGGTGTTAATGCATTGCAACATGTGGATGGAACACCAATGCAACTCGTGATGCGTGTTCATTTTGGTCAAAATTATGATAATGCATTTTGGGATGGCCAATTTATGTCATTTGGAGATGGACAGGACTTCTATCCTTTAGTTTCTCTTGATGTTGCTGGTCATGAAGTGACTCATGGTTTTACCGAGCAGCATTCAGGCTTAGAATATCACGATCAATCTGGGGCTCTTAATGAGTCTTTATCTGATATGGCTGGCCAAGCTGCGCGTGCTTATCTATTGGAAAAATTTCCGCAACTTTATAATAAACTTTATTTACAAGCAGATACAGTTACTTGGGGCATAGGAGAGACCATCGTTAGAGACTCATTTGGTAAGGCCTTGCGGTTTATGGATTATCCTTCTTCAGATGGTAGCTCTGCTGACTGCCTGGATAAAAAAATAGCACAAAGTCATGGGGCTTATTGTGCCATCAGTTATTCAGAATTGGTCGCTTATGCGAAATCACATATTCCCAATCCTCAAGAAAGACAAAGCTTTATTGTTCATACAGCAAGTGGAATATTTAATAAAGCATTTTATTTATTGTCTAAGGATATTGGTATTAAAAAAGCTTATGAAATTATGATATTAGCTAATAGCAAATATTGGACACCTACTTCAGATTTTGTGAGTGGTGCCTGCGGGGTGCTTTATGCTGCAAAAGATTTGGGTGTAGATCAGAACATGTTCCAATCTGTTTTTGGTCAGGTAGGTGTGAGCACGGCGCGGTGTAAGATCTAA
- a CDS encoding rhamnan synthesis F family protein, which yields MKIFLKSKVKKVPLICLKPFSYSDEIALFVTFAANGVIKTHVPYYLHSLKKQKIAIILIIAANQPNIEIDADIIRETNGVFVRQNSGFDFAAWAHIFYEYPQLYNAKTLYLLNDSIIGPTNDDLFKNLITRIRQSSAGFIGLTDNFNEYRSPRHFQSYFLVMKTPALSSQIFQKFIRSIVPYKNKNKTIVNYETQLTRHLEHGGIHCDVIFPSKTMYDPTLFHWRTLLDDGFPFLKVSVIQDRLPLIVDNRGWQFHIAKHGYDLSLVSNAHTFKNPKLNDDVKNLSGKSSIAVYQIFYKKRQQYFLEDPFIPYDNSDSFAPMLCEYGVFKKIFDALLHKKYEYVGAVSWKFKRKTALSGEHFFNYIKKNPGYDVYFVNPFPRETIHRSVWTQGDLYHSGITELAQSILIQLKYDIDLFSIQNDINNTAYCNYWVGNELFWEKYMAFTLPIYYYILYESPLYLRDILLKKRADKKINAPYFPFLFERLFSTLLAVDPSIKYLRLSS from the coding sequence ATGAAAATATTTTTAAAATCTAAGGTGAAAAAAGTTCCTCTTATCTGCTTAAAACCTTTTAGTTACAGCGATGAAATAGCACTTTTTGTCACCTTTGCAGCTAATGGCGTCATCAAAACACATGTCCCATATTACCTCCATTCTTTAAAAAAACAAAAAATTGCTATCATTTTAATTATTGCCGCGAATCAACCAAATATAGAGATTGACGCGGATATTATTCGAGAAACTAATGGTGTATTTGTTCGCCAAAATTCAGGTTTTGATTTTGCAGCTTGGGCTCATATTTTTTATGAGTACCCACAACTTTATAATGCAAAAACGCTTTATTTATTAAATGACAGCATTATTGGTCCAACTAATGATGATTTGTTTAAAAACTTGATTACACGAATTCGTCAGTCATCAGCTGGTTTTATTGGATTGACGGACAATTTTAATGAGTATCGCTCACCGAGGCATTTTCAAAGTTATTTTTTAGTAATGAAAACTCCAGCTCTATCTTCTCAAATTTTTCAAAAATTTATTCGTAGCATTGTGCCATATAAAAATAAGAACAAAACAATTGTAAATTATGAAACGCAGCTGACACGACACTTAGAACATGGTGGAATACATTGTGACGTGATTTTCCCTTCAAAAACAATGTACGATCCAACTTTATTTCATTGGCGAACATTATTAGATGATGGATTCCCCTTTTTAAAGGTTTCAGTGATTCAGGATCGACTTCCATTAATTGTAGATAACAGAGGATGGCAGTTTCATATAGCGAAGCATGGTTATGATCTATCGCTTGTTTCAAATGCTCATACGTTCAAAAATCCTAAATTAAATGATGATGTAAAAAATTTAAGCGGTAAATCTTCTATTGCGGTATATCAAATTTTTTATAAAAAAAGGCAACAATATTTCTTGGAAGATCCATTTATTCCTTATGATAATTCAGATTCCTTTGCACCAATGCTCTGTGAATATGGTGTATTCAAAAAAATCTTTGATGCGCTGCTGCATAAGAAATATGAATATGTAGGAGCAGTATCCTGGAAATTTAAAAGAAAAACGGCACTTAGCGGAGAGCACTTTTTTAATTATATTAAAAAAAATCCTGGATATGATGTTTATTTTGTGAATCCTTTTCCACGAGAAACAATTCATCGTAGTGTGTGGACACAAGGAGATTTATACCATTCAGGGATAACCGAACTGGCACAAAGTATTTTGATTCAACTTAAATACGATATTGATTTATTCTCCATTCAAAATGATATAAACAACACTGCTTACTGCAATTATTGGGTAGGAAATGAATTATTTTGGGAAAAATATATGGCGTTTACACTGCCCATTTACTATTACATTTTATATGAAAGTCCACTTTATTTAAGAGACATACTTTTAAAAAAACGAGCTGACAAAAAGATAAACGCGCCCTATTTTCCGTTTCTCTTTGAACGCCTATTTTCAACACTATTAGCCGTTGATCCGTCCATCAAGTATCTAAGGCTTTCATCTTAA
- a CDS encoding DUF962 domain-containing protein, protein MKPFIEQAQFYAAYHHNIKTRYTHLAGVPILILSIMIFLGFIKIIMPGVFATNLAFLATLGALVYYFRLNWQLALALTPILLILLLIANWFSQDGPTPFGVWFFILFFIIGLGLQLYGHYLEGKRPAFMDNFSQALIAPLCLVAELFFMAGYMQPLKEQMYGSEEKVL, encoded by the coding sequence ATGAAACCATTTATTGAACAAGCTCAATTTTATGCTGCCTATCACCATAATATTAAAACACGCTACACTCATTTGGCAGGGGTGCCAATTCTCATTTTATCGATCATGATTTTCTTGGGTTTTATCAAAATAATTATGCCGGGTGTTTTTGCGACGAATCTTGCGTTTCTCGCTACTTTGGGTGCCCTAGTTTATTATTTTCGTTTAAATTGGCAATTGGCTTTAGCGCTTACACCAATTCTGCTTATTCTGTTGTTAATTGCAAATTGGTTTAGCCAAGATGGGCCAACCCCCTTTGGCGTTTGGTTTTTTATTCTCTTTTTTATCATAGGGTTAGGTCTTCAATTATATGGGCATTATTTGGAAGGGAAAAGGCCTGCTTTTATGGATAATTTCAGTCAAGCCCTAATTGCACCTTTGTGCCTGGTTGCAGAACTGTTTTTTATGGCCGGATATATGCAACCTTTAAAAGAACAAATGTATGGTTCTGAAGAAAAAGTCCTTTAA
- the pagP gene encoding lipid IV(A) palmitoyltransferase PagP — protein MNKLTVRNFIIGLLIVFSLNAFSNSSTISNSSSNNSIDKNLNVNTIKVQPYDQTSKESESATVEPKGCKYWLPLFKPICHRLHQVWTEGHTDLYLSGYAWHNRFTYSPERIREKKYNELAWGGGLGKGFFDEKGNWHGLYAFAFLDSHRNVEPTAGYAYLKVANITKEFKAGLGFSVLITARPDIFHNIPFPGAVPWAGIFYKKLSLKAAYIPGSSTNGNVLYLVGTYAFDK, from the coding sequence ATGAATAAATTGACTGTACGTAATTTCATTATAGGGCTATTAATAGTATTTTCTCTAAATGCTTTTAGTAACTCGTCAACAATTTCAAATTCTTCGTCTAATAATAGTATAGACAAGAACTTGAATGTTAATACAATCAAAGTACAACCATATGACCAAACCTCAAAAGAATCAGAGTCAGCCACTGTAGAACCCAAAGGATGTAAGTATTGGCTTCCCTTATTCAAGCCTATTTGTCATCGACTCCATCAGGTATGGACGGAGGGACATACAGATCTTTACCTTTCAGGCTATGCGTGGCACAACAGATTCACTTACTCACCTGAGCGAATACGAGAAAAAAAATATAACGAGCTCGCCTGGGGTGGCGGACTAGGTAAAGGTTTTTTTGATGAAAAAGGAAACTGGCATGGCCTTTATGCCTTTGCATTCCTAGACTCCCATCGTAATGTTGAGCCCACTGCTGGATATGCCTATTTAAAAGTAGCAAATATCACTAAAGAATTTAAAGCCGGTTTAGGGTTTTCTGTGCTTATTACAGCTCGCCCTGATATCTTCCATAATATTCCTTTTCCAGGAGCAGTGCCTTGGGCTGGAATATTTTATAAAAAACTTTCACTTAAAGCCGCTTATATTCCTGGCTCCTCAACCAATGGAAATGTGCTGTACCTAGTGGGAACGTATGCTTTTGATAAATAA